Below is a window of Euzebyales bacterium DNA.
GTGCCTACTGGACGTCGTTGCCTGGGGCGCGCCGGGCCGGGGAGGTGGCCGGACGTCAGCCGAGGGGAGCGAGCAACGCCTTGTTCCCCTCGAACGCGAACAGCAGTAGATCCACCATGCGGAACGTTGAGCTGTCCGGACCGAGCGTCGGTCGGAACGCGGTGTCCCGGACGATCGACCACTCGCTGCCCTCCATGGCCCGGTGGAACGTCTCCGCGACGATGCGGGCGCCAACGCCGTGCAGGCGCCCCCGGTGCAGCTCGGCCTCGCGGAGGATGTAGAACCACAGCGGCGTGTCGCGCAGCAGTGCCTTGCGTTGCGCGGTCGGCATGCGGCTGAGATCCGCGCCGTTCTTCCCGTCACGGATCTCCGCCCGTGACAGCCGGGTCACGTCGAGGCCCGCGGCTGCCATCGCGTTGGCCATCTGCTGGCCGGTGGCCAGGCGCACCATCCGGGCCCGCATCAGGTTGCGGAAGGCCAGGTTGGCGCGCGGGTCGTCGCGGTCGACCGCGGGGCCGCCGAAGGAACCCTTCGGCAGGTTGCGCAGCGCTGCGGCGAGGCGGGTGTCGATGCGCTTGGCACGATTGAACTTCGCGGGCGGCACCGTCAGGTTCTGCCTGCCCGCTTCGCCGAAGTCGTACAGGCGGCGGAAGTCGGCCACCCAGGTCGTCGGCAGGCGCAGCTCGCCACCCAACGTCCCGCTCGTCGCCGAGAGCTCGAACAGGAGGTCGAGGCTGCCACCGCCGTTGTCGAAGATGCGGTTCCAGTTGTAGGCGCCACGCACCATCGAGTGTCCGAGCCGGTACGCGGCGATCGAGAACTCGATGGGCATGGTCGGGACGTCGGTGGGCGAGGCGTCGGCCTCGAACACCGTCCGGCCGTTGCGGAACACGTCGTTGAGCGTGGCTCGCGCGCAGATGCGCGGCAGGAAGTCGGTCCGGATCATCCACTGGTAGTGCTTCGTGACGACCTCTTGTGCGGCAGCGAACCGCTCCACGGGCGGCGTGGCGGCGTCGAGGGTGTCGACCACCCGGTTGTGGAACCGGATCATCGCGAGGTGGGTCTGTGCGACCGCCAGGTTCTCGTCGTTGCGGGGGTCGGGGATCAACGCCCGGCGCTTCGCCCGCGCGGAGCTGCCGGTCCCGCGGCGCGGGAGGTCGAAGCCCGGCATGTCCGGCAGGTCGCCGTCGCCGACGCTGCTGCCCACCTTCAGGTGGACGCCGTCGGCCTCGTAGAACTTCGCCGACGCGCGGTCCTGGGGGCCCGCACCATAGAGCGAGTCGAGGTCGAGGCTGGGGGACCGGGCCTGCAGCAGTATCGCGGGCGACACGCGGTCGCCGAGCATGACGTCGGTCTTGTCCATCGTCAGGTCGT
It encodes the following:
- a CDS encoding heme peroxidase family protein — translated: VDRHGTEQYFVVGEGLLGGNIDGATTEAAEAAAADVTAPPFRFSRLGPKGTGHQLSESNLTKMARAMTRTGAGASGVPAGFTYLGQFIDHDLTMDKTDVMLGDRVSPAILLQARSPSLDLDSLYGAGPQDRASAKFYEADGVHLKVGSSVGDGDLPDMPGFDLPRRGTGSSARAKRRALIPDPRNDENLAVAQTHLAMIRFHNRVVDTLDAATPPVERFAAAQEVVTKHYQWMIRTDFLPRICARATLNDVFRNGRTVFEADASPTDVPTMPIEFSIAAYRLGHSMVRGAYNWNRIFDNGGGSLDLLFELSATSGTLGGELRLPTTWVADFRRLYDFGEAGRQNLTVPPAKFNRAKRIDTRLAAALRNLPKGSFGGPAVDRDDPRANLAFRNLMRARMVRLATGQQMANAMAAAGLDVTRLSRAEIRDGKNGADLSRMPTAQRKALLRDTPLWFYILREAELHRGRLHGVGARIVAETFHRAMEGSEWSIVRDTAFRPTLGPDSSTFRMVDLLLFAFEGNKALLAPLG